Proteins from a genomic interval of Lacticaseibacillus pabuli:
- the rimP gene encoding ribosome maturation factor RimP encodes MSTVVENVTEIVQPILDKHSFSLADLEFVKEGGGWYLRVYIDKPGGITLDDCVLVNDELSEALDNMDPDPIPQAYFLEVSSPGAERPLKTEQDLKNAVGQYIHISLFQKQDGQKVFEGTLKELSDEQMVLDVKIKARRKDITFDRKNVAKARLAIEF; translated from the coding sequence TTGAGTACGGTAGTTGAAAACGTCACTGAAATCGTGCAGCCGATTCTTGATAAACACAGCTTTTCCTTAGCAGACCTTGAGTTTGTTAAGGAAGGCGGCGGCTGGTATCTGCGTGTGTACATCGACAAGCCCGGCGGTATTACGCTGGACGATTGTGTGCTCGTAAACGATGAGCTCAGTGAAGCACTCGATAACATGGATCCGGATCCAATTCCCCAGGCCTACTTCTTGGAAGTTTCTAGCCCCGGCGCGGAACGTCCGCTCAAAACTGAGCAGGACCTTAAAAACGCCGTTGGTCAGTACATTCATATCAGCCTGTTTCAAAAGCAGGACGGCCAGAAGGTCTTCGAAGGTACGCTGAAGGAACTCAGCGACGAACAGATGGTATTAGATGTTAAGATTAAGGCACGCCGGAAGGACATCACGTTCGACCGGAAAAATGTTGCCAAGGCACGTCTCGCCATCGAGTTCTAG
- a CDS encoding PolC-type DNA polymerase III, whose translation MLDKQQMFAKLIEQIQLDPSVQNAPAFKSAAVDSVVVHTKSRRYDFTITMSEILPFAIFHQFETALKTSFSQIAEVSLQIEVAQPNFDIGLVRGYWDYVIQHADLQSAIAAQTCEKMIPELRERTVIVPVENDPMRQFFADGPQQALEDEFHNLGFGGLHIKPEVDTAAETANLHDFKNKQAEETAAMAERAATIIQQQSAQQAKASAHPAIHLGREIKDSEDVSQMVTINQEERNVVIEGYVFDLEVRELRSKRKLLTLKMTDYTSSFLVKKFSNNKEDEDVFDAMKKGMWLKVKGSVQEDSYSRELTVNARDIMMVKHPQREDTAEGDKRVELHLHTNMSQMDAIPSISDYVQRAADWGHTAIAVTDHANLQAYPEAHSAAAKAGIKMLYGVEINLVDDGSPVAYRNDKPLVLADQTYVVFDVETTGLSAVYDKVIELAAVKMKDGQVLEHFEEMINPGFALSDFTIGLTHITNEMVQQGGTEEEVMTKFAKFTEGTIMVGHNVTFDVGFLNAAYKRLKMPAISQPVVDTLELSRALHPESKNHKLDTLTKRYNIQLENHHRANADAEATGYLMYALFKEANEKFAWTKLDELNDQVGAGEAYKNARPVHATVIATTQAGLKNLFKLVSESMIKYFYRVPRVPRSRLDHYREGLIVGSACERGEVFTAVMQKGVDQGRELAKYYDYLEVQPLANYSQLLDSQLISGPAHLKDIIGKIVQIGEDIGKPVVATGDAHYLDDHDAIYRKILINSQGGANPLNRHGLPDVHFRSTDEMLADFSWLGEDKARELVVTNTHKIADMVDGEITPVKDKLYTPDIPGVNENFKRDVMKTAHEWYGEELPEIVSQRIDKELKSIIGNGFAVIYNIAQQLVLKSNKDGYLVGSRGSVGSSLAATLSGITEVNPLPPHYRCPQCQYSEFYTKGEYGSGFDLPDKDCPKCGHELIKDGHDIPFETFLGFHGDKVPDIDLNFSGDYQPVAHNYIKILFGEDHAFRAGTIGTVADKTAYGYVKAYERDNGLMLRGAEIDRLASGAVGVKRTTGQHPAGILIVPANMDIYDFTPIQYPADDQSAAWLTTHFDFHSIHDNILKMDVLGHDDPTMIRTLQDLTGVEPKSIPTDDPGVMKLFSSTESLGVTPEQINSKTGTLGVPEFGTRFVRGMLEETKPSTFAELLQISGLSHGTDVWLGNAEELVSQGVISLKDVIGCRDNIMMDLIHWGMDDSMAFNIMEHVRKGRGIPDEWQQAMRDNENVPDWYIDSCLKIKYMFPKAHATAYVMMALRIAWFKVYYPIVYYTAYFSVRAEDFDLVAMSRGKDAVKAAIKEISDKGNDASAKEKGLQTILEIANECLERGFTIKMVDIEKSDSHDFLILDDHTLLAPFRAIPGLGENVAKQIVSAREEKPFLSKEDLANRGKVSKTIIDYMSEHHVLDALPDENQLSLFDNMF comes from the coding sequence ATGCTAGATAAACAACAGATGTTTGCAAAACTAATTGAACAGATCCAACTCGACCCGAGCGTCCAAAACGCCCCGGCCTTCAAGAGCGCTGCCGTTGACTCGGTGGTGGTGCATACGAAGAGTCGCCGCTATGATTTCACCATCACGATGAGCGAAATCCTTCCGTTTGCGATTTTTCACCAATTTGAGACGGCGCTGAAGACGTCGTTTAGCCAAATTGCCGAAGTCTCGCTACAAATCGAAGTGGCACAGCCTAACTTTGACATCGGTCTGGTACGCGGCTACTGGGATTATGTCATCCAGCACGCCGATTTGCAGTCCGCAATTGCGGCGCAAACCTGCGAAAAGATGATTCCAGAGTTGCGCGAACGGACGGTCATCGTGCCGGTCGAAAACGATCCGATGCGTCAGTTCTTTGCCGATGGTCCCCAGCAGGCACTCGAAGATGAGTTCCATAACCTTGGTTTCGGCGGCTTGCACATCAAGCCAGAAGTCGACACGGCAGCTGAAACGGCGAACCTCCACGATTTTAAAAATAAACAGGCGGAGGAGACCGCCGCGATGGCCGAGCGTGCAGCCACGATTATCCAGCAGCAGAGCGCCCAGCAGGCTAAAGCCAGTGCGCACCCAGCGATTCACCTTGGTCGTGAAATCAAGGACAGCGAAGATGTGAGCCAGATGGTCACCATCAACCAGGAAGAACGCAACGTGGTCATTGAAGGCTACGTGTTTGACCTCGAAGTCCGCGAACTCCGGAGCAAGCGGAAGCTGCTGACCCTGAAGATGACCGACTACACGAGCAGTTTTCTTGTTAAGAAGTTTAGCAATAACAAGGAAGACGAAGATGTTTTCGACGCCATGAAAAAGGGCATGTGGCTCAAGGTCAAGGGGAGTGTTCAAGAGGATAGTTACTCCCGAGAGCTGACGGTCAACGCGCGCGACATCATGATGGTGAAGCACCCCCAGCGTGAAGATACGGCCGAGGGAGACAAACGGGTTGAACTGCACCTGCACACCAACATGAGTCAGATGGACGCCATTCCTAGCATCAGTGATTATGTGCAGCGCGCCGCTGACTGGGGCCACACTGCCATTGCCGTGACGGATCACGCCAATTTACAGGCGTACCCTGAAGCGCATTCGGCTGCGGCCAAGGCTGGTATTAAGATGCTGTACGGGGTCGAAATCAACCTGGTCGACGACGGCTCACCCGTTGCCTACCGGAATGACAAGCCACTCGTTTTGGCTGATCAGACGTATGTTGTCTTTGACGTGGAAACCACGGGGCTGTCCGCGGTTTACGACAAGGTCATTGAACTGGCGGCCGTCAAGATGAAGGATGGTCAAGTTCTCGAGCACTTTGAGGAAATGATCAATCCGGGTTTTGCTTTATCTGATTTCACGATTGGCCTGACGCATATTACCAACGAAATGGTGCAACAGGGTGGCACCGAAGAAGAAGTCATGACCAAGTTTGCCAAGTTCACCGAGGGCACCATCATGGTCGGGCATAACGTTACGTTTGACGTGGGGTTCCTAAACGCCGCATACAAGCGACTCAAGATGCCCGCCATTAGCCAGCCCGTCGTGGATACCTTGGAATTGTCTAGGGCGCTGCACCCAGAGAGTAAGAACCACAAACTGGATACCTTGACGAAACGTTACAACATTCAATTGGAAAACCATCACCGTGCTAACGCGGATGCGGAGGCCACGGGCTACCTGATGTACGCTTTGTTCAAAGAAGCCAACGAAAAGTTCGCTTGGACTAAGCTCGACGAATTAAACGACCAGGTCGGCGCGGGTGAAGCGTACAAGAACGCCCGTCCCGTCCACGCGACGGTGATTGCGACGACACAGGCCGGACTGAAGAACTTATTCAAACTGGTCAGTGAGTCGATGATCAAATATTTCTACCGTGTCCCACGGGTGCCACGCAGTCGCCTCGACCATTATCGTGAAGGCCTGATTGTCGGCTCTGCCTGCGAACGCGGTGAAGTTTTCACTGCTGTCATGCAGAAGGGTGTCGACCAAGGCCGCGAACTGGCCAAGTATTACGACTACCTGGAAGTACAACCGCTGGCAAACTACAGCCAATTGTTGGACAGCCAACTGATTTCTGGTCCCGCGCACCTGAAGGATATCATCGGCAAGATTGTCCAAATCGGGGAAGACATCGGCAAGCCCGTTGTCGCAACCGGTGACGCACATTACCTGGATGACCACGATGCCATCTATCGTAAGATTCTGATTAACAGCCAGGGTGGAGCGAACCCACTCAACCGGCATGGATTACCAGACGTGCACTTCCGTTCAACGGATGAAATGCTCGCCGATTTCTCCTGGCTTGGCGAGGACAAGGCGCGCGAGCTGGTCGTGACCAATACGCACAAGATTGCGGACATGGTCGACGGAGAGATTACCCCTGTGAAGGACAAACTCTACACCCCAGATATTCCTGGGGTTAACGAGAACTTCAAGCGCGATGTCATGAAGACGGCGCACGAATGGTACGGCGAAGAATTGCCTGAAATCGTGTCGCAGCGCATCGACAAGGAACTCAAGAGTATCATCGGGAACGGGTTTGCGGTCATTTACAACATCGCCCAGCAGCTGGTACTCAAATCCAACAAGGACGGGTACTTGGTTGGTTCTCGTGGGTCTGTTGGCTCCAGTCTGGCCGCGACACTGTCCGGAATTACTGAAGTTAACCCACTACCACCGCATTACCGCTGCCCGCAATGTCAGTACAGTGAGTTCTACACGAAGGGTGAATATGGGTCTGGGTTTGACTTGCCAGACAAGGATTGCCCGAAGTGCGGTCACGAACTGATTAAAGATGGTCACGATATCCCATTTGAAACCTTCCTGGGGTTCCATGGGGACAAGGTGCCTGATATTGATTTGAACTTCTCTGGTGACTACCAGCCTGTTGCCCACAACTACATCAAGATTTTGTTCGGTGAGGACCACGCGTTCCGTGCTGGGACAATCGGGACGGTTGCGGACAAGACGGCTTATGGCTACGTCAAGGCCTATGAACGTGACAACGGTTTGATGTTACGCGGTGCCGAGATCGATCGCCTGGCTTCCGGTGCGGTCGGCGTGAAGCGGACAACGGGTCAGCACCCAGCCGGGATCCTGATTGTGCCAGCCAACATGGATATTTACGACTTTACGCCGATTCAATATCCAGCTGATGACCAATCGGCGGCATGGCTGACGACCCACTTTGATTTCCATTCCATCCATGACAACATTCTGAAGATGGATGTTCTGGGGCACGATGATCCAACCATGATTCGTACCCTGCAAGATTTAACGGGGGTTGAGCCAAAGTCGATTCCAACCGATGACCCGGGTGTCATGAAGCTGTTTTCCAGTACCGAATCTCTCGGCGTCACGCCTGAACAAATTAATTCCAAGACCGGGACGCTCGGTGTACCCGAATTTGGGACGCGTTTTGTCCGGGGAATGCTTGAGGAAACCAAGCCATCGACCTTTGCGGAACTGCTCCAGATTTCTGGATTGTCTCACGGGACCGATGTGTGGCTCGGCAACGCCGAAGAATTGGTCAGCCAAGGGGTCATCAGTTTAAAGGATGTTATCGGTTGTCGTGATAACATCATGATGGACTTGATTCACTGGGGCATGGACGATTCCATGGCGTTTAACATCATGGAACACGTGCGTAAGGGCCGCGGGATTCCTGACGAGTGGCAACAGGCCATGCGCGATAACGAAAATGTGCCCGACTGGTACATTGATTCCTGCCTGAAGATTAAGTACATGTTCCCTAAGGCCCACGCGACGGCATACGTCATGATGGCGCTGCGGATTGCTTGGTTTAAGGTGTACTACCCAATCGTGTACTACACGGCGTACTTCTCCGTTCGTGCCGAAGACTTTGACCTCGTGGCGATGAGCCGCGGGAAAGATGCGGTTAAGGCTGCCATCAAGGAAATCTCCGATAAGGGGAACGACGCGAGTGCAAAGGAGAAGGGACTCCAGACGATTCTTGAAATCGCCAACGAGTGTTTGGAACGCGGCTTCACGATTAAGATGGTCGACATCGAAAAGAGTGATAGCCACGACTTCCTGATTCTGGATGACCACACGCTGCTGGCACCATTCCGCGCCATTCCTGGTTTAGGGGAAAACGTGGCTAAGCAGATTGTGTCTGCACGCGAAGAAAAGCCGTTCCTATCTAAGGAAGATTTGGCTAACCGCGGGAAGGTTTCTAAGACGATCATCGACTACATGAGTGAACATCACGTGCTCGATGCCTTGCCAGATGAGAACCAACTCAGCTTGTTTGATAATATGTTCTAA
- a CDS encoding proline--tRNA ligase, with translation MKQSRMFIPTTKEVPSGAEAKSHQLMLRAGYIKQVVAGVYAYLPLTERVLEKIEHIVDEEMEKIDAVKMRQPALLPADLWRKSGRYETYGPNLYKLQDRHERDLILGPTHEETFTDLIANQVTSYKKMPLVLYQIQTKFRDEDRPRYGLLRGREFIMKDAYSFTANEEDLDTIYRQMGQAYRNVFDRVGLNYRAIIGDGGAMGGKDSTEFSAIAPIGEDTIAYSDKSDYAANLEMAKTINKPVTTNDTPAALTTVDTGDAKTVDEVAAKLDITTDQIIKSVLFIADEKPVLALVRGNFEVNDTKLKNLLGADFLDMATDDQVKEYLHAQPGNVGPVKVDDDIQIIADDSITGMVNAYTGANEDGKHFANVNVERDFTPDQTADIRFVLEGEPSPDGEGNLKFTRGIEIGHIFKLGTRYTKSFGANFLDENGRSQPIIMGSYGIGVSRLLSAIVEQTADDQGMVWPTDIAPFDIHVVPINMKKQEQRELADSVTKQLEDAGYSVLLDDRNERPGVKFADSDLIGIPVRVTVGKKAGEGIVEVKLRAGDEGIEVKVEEMINSIKILLKSDENEN, from the coding sequence ATGAAACAAAGTCGCATGTTCATTCCAACGACCAAGGAAGTACCAAGTGGCGCTGAAGCCAAATCACACCAGCTGATGTTGCGGGCTGGTTACATCAAGCAGGTTGTTGCAGGGGTGTACGCCTACTTGCCACTCACAGAACGTGTGCTTGAGAAGATCGAACACATTGTTGACGAGGAAATGGAGAAGATTGACGCCGTTAAGATGCGTCAACCTGCGCTGCTGCCAGCTGACCTGTGGCGTAAGTCCGGTCGTTACGAAACGTATGGTCCTAACTTGTACAAGCTGCAAGACCGTCATGAACGTGACTTGATTCTCGGCCCAACACACGAAGAAACCTTTACCGATCTCATTGCCAACCAGGTGACGAGTTACAAGAAGATGCCTTTGGTGCTTTACCAAATCCAGACCAAGTTCCGTGATGAAGACCGGCCGCGTTACGGTCTGCTTCGTGGCCGCGAATTTATCATGAAGGATGCTTATTCCTTCACGGCTAACGAGGAAGACCTCGACACAATTTACCGCCAGATGGGGCAGGCGTACCGCAACGTCTTTGACCGGGTTGGCTTGAACTACCGCGCCATTATCGGTGATGGTGGTGCCATGGGTGGTAAGGATTCGACTGAGTTCTCTGCCATCGCGCCAATTGGTGAGGATACCATTGCGTACTCCGACAAGAGCGATTACGCGGCAAACTTGGAGATGGCCAAGACCATCAACAAGCCTGTCACCACGAATGACACGCCTGCCGCATTGACCACCGTGGATACTGGCGATGCCAAGACGGTTGACGAAGTGGCTGCAAAGCTCGATATCACCACGGATCAGATTATCAAGTCCGTGCTGTTTATCGCTGATGAAAAGCCAGTTTTGGCCTTGGTTCGTGGCAATTTCGAAGTGAACGACACGAAGCTGAAGAACCTGCTCGGCGCTGACTTCTTAGACATGGCCACTGACGACCAGGTCAAGGAATACCTGCACGCCCAGCCAGGCAACGTCGGGCCCGTGAAGGTTGACGATGATATTCAGATTATCGCTGATGATTCCATCACCGGCATGGTTAATGCGTACACTGGTGCAAACGAAGACGGCAAGCATTTTGCCAACGTCAACGTTGAGCGCGACTTCACACCTGACCAGACTGCGGACATTCGCTTTGTTCTTGAAGGCGAACCTTCCCCTGATGGTGAGGGCAACTTGAAGTTCACCCGCGGGATTGAAATTGGGCATATCTTCAAGCTCGGTACCCGCTACACCAAGTCCTTTGGGGCAAACTTCCTGGACGAGAACGGTCGTAGCCAACCCATCATCATGGGTTCGTACGGGATTGGGGTATCACGTCTACTCTCCGCAATCGTCGAACAGACCGCAGACGACCAGGGAATGGTTTGGCCAACAGATATTGCGCCATTCGATATCCACGTTGTGCCAATTAACATGAAGAAGCAGGAGCAACGTGAACTGGCTGACAGTGTTACCAAGCAGCTCGAAGACGCCGGTTACTCGGTTCTCCTTGATGACCGGAACGAACGTCCTGGCGTTAAGTTTGCTGACTCCGACCTCATCGGGATTCCGGTGCGTGTCACGGTTGGTAAAAAGGCCGGCGAAGGGATTGTCGAAGTGAAGCTTCGTGCCGGCGACGAAGGTATCGAAGTGAAGGTGGAAGAAATGATTAATTCCATCAAGATCTTGCTTAAGAGCGACGAAAACGAAAATTAA
- the rnpM gene encoding RNase P modulator RnpM, translating to MKPRKIPMRKDLLSGEMFPKKEMVRIVKLKDDTLEIDPSGKKSGRGAYVALQPDLVKEAAKKHVLESAFSIKVDESFYNELFAYVDHQKARRELFGDKA from the coding sequence ATGAAGCCACGCAAGATTCCAATGCGTAAGGATCTTCTGAGTGGAGAAATGTTCCCGAAGAAGGAAATGGTGCGGATTGTGAAGCTGAAGGACGACACACTCGAGATTGACCCGAGTGGTAAAAAGTCTGGCCGTGGGGCATATGTTGCCTTGCAGCCGGACCTCGTCAAAGAAGCTGCAAAGAAGCACGTGCTCGAATCTGCCTTTAGCATCAAGGTTGACGAATCGTTCTACAATGAACTTTTTGCCTATGTTGATCACCAAAAGGCACGTCGCGAACTATTTGGCGACAAAGCATGA
- the nusA gene encoding transcription termination factor NusA: MSKEMLSALDALEQEKGIKKEVVIEALEAALTSAYKRNYNQAQNVEVTFDQKKGDIKVYAVKEVTEEVFDSRLEVSLKDALEINKAYEIGDEIRFEVTPKDFGRIAAQTAKQVIMQRVREAERGIVYDEYSKYENEIMQGVVERRDNKFVYVSLGKIEAVLGKSDQMPNERYEAHDRIKVFVTKVENSAKGPQVFVSRTAPGMVKRLFEQEVPEIFDGTVEIVGIAREAGDRTKIAVRSTNADVDAVGTTVGPRGARVQAVVNELSGENMDVVQWEDDASDYIANALNPAQVIAVQFNDEDNERSATVIVPDYQLSLAIGKKGQNARLAAKLTGFKIDIKPESEVEFVDDEELTAEDEESIDENEDTEVSDEDTTAEVDSQEEETDDTDAKDESTEDIQD, from the coding sequence ATGTCTAAGGAAATGTTATCTGCACTTGATGCCCTTGAACAAGAAAAGGGCATTAAGAAAGAAGTCGTGATTGAGGCCCTCGAAGCCGCTCTCACTAGTGCATACAAGCGCAATTACAACCAGGCCCAAAACGTTGAAGTGACCTTTGATCAAAAAAAGGGTGACATCAAGGTTTATGCGGTTAAGGAAGTAACGGAGGAAGTCTTTGACTCCCGCCTCGAGGTTAGCCTCAAGGATGCACTTGAAATTAACAAGGCATACGAAATCGGTGACGAGATTCGTTTCGAAGTCACACCAAAAGACTTCGGCCGAATTGCGGCGCAGACGGCCAAGCAGGTCATCATGCAGCGTGTTCGTGAAGCTGAACGTGGCATTGTCTACGATGAATACAGCAAATACGAAAACGAAATCATGCAGGGGGTTGTGGAACGTCGCGACAACAAGTTTGTCTACGTTTCTCTCGGCAAGATTGAGGCCGTCCTTGGCAAGTCCGACCAGATGCCTAACGAACGTTATGAAGCACACGACCGGATCAAGGTTTTTGTGACGAAGGTTGAGAACTCTGCAAAGGGTCCCCAGGTCTTCGTGAGCCGCACTGCACCAGGCATGGTTAAACGCCTGTTCGAGCAGGAAGTTCCAGAAATCTTTGATGGCACCGTCGAAATCGTCGGCATTGCTCGTGAAGCCGGCGACCGGACCAAGATTGCGGTTCGCAGCACCAACGCAGACGTTGACGCTGTCGGCACAACCGTTGGCCCCCGTGGCGCCCGTGTGCAGGCCGTCGTGAATGAACTGTCTGGCGAAAACATGGACGTTGTGCAGTGGGAAGATGATGCATCTGACTACATCGCCAACGCCTTGAACCCAGCACAGGTCATTGCGGTTCAGTTTAACGACGAGGATAACGAACGTAGTGCAACGGTCATTGTCCCTGACTACCAGCTGTCACTGGCAATTGGTAAGAAGGGTCAAAACGCCCGTTTGGCTGCCAAGTTAACTGGCTTCAAGATCGACATCAAGCCTGAATCTGAAGTTGAATTCGTTGATGACGAAGAACTGACTGCCGAGGACGAGGAAAGTATCGACGAAAACGAGGATACTGAGGTAAGCGACGAAGACACCACAGCTGAAGTTGACAGTCAGGAAGAAGAAACTGACGATACCGACGCCAAGGACGAATCGACCGAAGATATCCAGGATTAG